One region of Vigna angularis cultivar LongXiaoDou No.4 chromosome 10, ASM1680809v1, whole genome shotgun sequence genomic DNA includes:
- the LOC128194427 gene encoding uncharacterized protein LOC128194427, which yields MENQGEVQEGMKVDIQQLKEQISQILEAMNALQSPKDLCAQQPQQRVLEVQTFPSYSLPPNYTPPSGVDLGHLDTQKAEGNAVEVEGELGATTFTIPGKTIQPGIENMIMKKQPETKSSSYVVTPADFKDDKSKLEVFEKRLRAIEGEGSFEFGDARKLCLVPDVVIPPKFRLPEFEKYRGNTCPWSHITMYCRKMAAYAHNEKLLIHIFQESLIGVALTWYMRLETTHIYSWKDLVDAFLRQYEYNKDLTPDRIQLQNMVKKESESFREYAQRWREIAAQVEPPLSDKEMTTIFLNTLQPPFYEHMISSVSSSFVDIVVIGERVEGGIRNGKIALGSQLVASLNEYGPRHEKDKKQIANSHFIAYPQMSHGSNRPIERRNYNRDEKVASFTPIPMTYTELLPDLLRRNLIKVCPTRPIRPPYPKSYDTNAKCDYHEGACGHSTEACKTLKHKVQSLIDSGCLKFEESQSSTLARREFAPTNAMDK from the coding sequence atggagaaccaagGAGAAGTTCAAGAGGGGATGAAAGTCGATATCCAACAGCTGAAGGAACAAATAAGTCAAATCCTAGAGGCCATGAATGCCTTACAAAGCCCCAAAGATTTGTGCgcacaacaaccacaacaaagAGTTCTAGAAGTAcaaactttcccttcctatAGTCTTCCCCCGAATTATACTCCACCATCAGGAGTGGACTTGGGGCATCTTGATACTCAAAAGGCCGAAGGTAATGCAGTTGAAGTAGAAGGCGAGCTTGGGGCAACCACTTTCACAATTCCTGGGAAGACAATCCAACCAGGTATTGAGAAcatgataatgaaaaaacaacCTGAGACGAAGTCTTCATCTTATGTCGTTACACCAGCAGATTTTAAGGACGACAAGAGTAAATTAGAAGTCTTTGAGAAGAGGTTAAGAGCCATAGAAGGCgaaggaagttttgaatttggagatgcTAGAAAACTATGTTTAGTTCCTGATGTGGTGATACCTCCAAAGTTCAGGTTGCCAGAATTTGAGAAATATCGGGGAAATACTTGCCCATGGAGCCATATAACTATGTACTGCAGGAAAATGGCAGCTTATGCCCACaatgaaaaacttttgattcacATCTTCCAAGAAAGTTTAATTGGCGTAGCTTTGACTTGGTACATGCGCTTAGAAACTACTCACATATATTCATGGAAAGATCTGGTTGATGCATTCCTAAGGCAGtatgaatataataaagatCTAACACCTGACAGAATACAACTGCAAAACATGGTGAAGAAAGAGTCTGAATCATTTAGAGAATATGCCCAAAGGTGGAGAGAAATTGCTGCTCAAGTAGAACCGCCTCTGAGCGACAAGGAGATGACTACCATATTTTTGAATACTCTACAACCACCATTTTATGAACACATGATAAGCAGTGTCTCCTCAAGTTTTGTTGACATAGTAGTAATTGGAGAGAGGGTCGAGGGTGGcataagaaatggaaaaattgcACTAGGCTCACAACTAGTAGCAAGTTTAAATGAGTATGGTCCTAGAcatgagaaagataaaaaacaaatagCTAACTCACATTTTATTGCCTATCCTCAAATGTCACATGGGTCCAATCGACCCATTGAGCGAAGAAATTACAATCGTGATGAGAAGGTCGCCAGCTTCACTCCTATCCCCATGACCTATACAGAGTTACTGCCAGATCTTCTCCGCAGAAACCTCATAAAGGTTTGTCCAACTAGACCTATACGACCTCCGTACCCAAAGAGCTATGACACAAACGCCAAGTGTGATTATCATGAAGGAGCGTGTGGACACTCAACAGAGGCATGCAAGACTTTAAAGCATAAAGTGCAATCTTTGATCGATTcaggatgtttaaagtttgaagaaagtcAATCCAGCACTCTGGCAAGGCGCGAGTTCGCCCCTACAAATGCCATGGACAAATGA
- the LOC108327681 gene encoding L-tryptophan--pyruvate aminotransferase 1 yields the protein MVVATDKSNGRSIPATNISPNTIIELEKGDPVVFEKYWRKRGEECSIVIRGWEMMSYHGDAKNNVCWYMLPEVERSIRRLHHVVGNAVTHDRYIVVGTGATQLFQAAVFALSPSHPSKPINVLAAAPFYSEYQDEISILRSGLYQWGGDAASYKKNEPYIEVITSPNNPDGIIRGPVVKSEAKGKLIHDLAYYWPHYTPITHQADHDLMLFTFSKCTGHAGSRFGWALVKDIEVAKKMTRYVQLSSIGVSKETQTRVVKIIGVVCDGYQNFGSMESELFFEYSKHLLRERWEKLWAVIDESKVFSVAKYPKAFCNFTNESSEPSPGFIWLKCEEGVEDCESYLLEKLKVRARAGKRFGVDSKYARISMIGTDDDFNEFLRRVSNAKKE from the exons ATGGTGGTCGCCACAGACAAATCCAATGGCAGAAGTATTCCCGCAACCAACATCTCCCCAAATACGATCATCGAACTTGAGAA AGGTGATCCAGTGGTGTTCGAAAAGTACTGGAGAAAGAGGGGAGAGGAATGCAGCATAGTGATAAGAGGATGGGAGATGATGAGTTACCATGGTGATGCGAAGAACAACGTGTGCTGGTACATGTTGCCGGAAGTTGAGAGAAGCATCAGAAGGTTGCATCACGTGGTGGGAAATGCTGTCACCCATGACAGATACATTGTGGTGGGGACAGGAGCAACGCAACTCTTCCAAGCTGCTGTCTTTGCTCTCTCTCCTTCACACCCTTCTAAACCCATCAATGTTCTTGCTGCTGCGCCATTCTACTCG GAGTACCAAGACGAGATTAGTATTTTGCGTTCAGGGTTGTACCAGTGGGGTGGCGATGCTGCTTCGTATAAGAAAAACGAGCCTTACATAGAGGTGATAACCTCTCCAAATAATCCTGATGGGATTATTCGAGGACCTGTGGTGAAATCTGAGGCTAAAGGGAAACTCATTCATGATCTTGCATATTACTGGCCACATTACACTCCCATCACTCACCAAGCTGACCATGATCTCATGCTCTTCACATTCTCCAAATGCACTGGTCATGCTGGTTCACGTTTCGG GTGGGCACTGGTTAAGGACATTGAGGTAGCTAAGAAGATGACGAGGTATGTGCAGCTGAGCTCCATTGGAGTGTCAAAAGAAACTCAAACTCGAGTGGTTAAAATAATTGGAGTGGTTTGTGATGGATACCAAAACTTCGGGTCGATGGAGTCTGAGCTGTTTTTTGAATACAGCAAACACCTCTTGAGAGAGAGGTGGGAAAAACTGTGGGCAGTTATTGATGAATCCAAGGTTTTCTCAGTGGCGAAGTACCCAAAGGCCTTTTGCAACTTCACCAATGAGTCATCTGAACCATCTCCTG GTTTCATATGGTTGAAGTGTGAGGAGGGcgtagaagattgtgagagttATCTGCTGGAAAAACTGAAGGTTCGTGCAAGAGCAGGGAAACGGTTTGGTGTTGATTCAAAGTATGCTAGAATCAGCATGATAGGAACAGATGATGATTTCAATGAATTCCTGAGAAGGGTGTCAAATGCCAAGAAGGAATGA
- the LOC108329526 gene encoding AP-1 complex subunit mu-2, producing the protein MAGAASALFLLDIKGRVLIWRDYRGDVSAVDAERFFTKLIEKQADPQSQDPVVLDNGVTYMFVQHSNVYIMIATRQNCNAASLLFFLHRIVDVFKHYFEELEEESLRDNFVVVYELLDEIMDFGYPQYTEAQILSEFIKTDAYRMEVTQRPPMAVTNAVSWRSEGINYKKNEVFLDVVENVNILVNSNGQIIRSDVVGALKMRTYLSGMPECKLGLNDRVLLEAQGRTTKGKAIDLEDIKFHQCVRLARFENDRTISFIPPDGSFDLMTYRLSTQVKPLIWVEASVEKHSKSRIEIMVKARSQFKERSTATNVEIELPVPVDATNPNVRTSMGSASYAPEKDALIWKIRSFPGGKEYMLRAEFRLPSITDEDATPERKAPISVKFEIPYFTVSGIQVRYLKIIEKSGYQALPWVRYITMAGEYELRLI; encoded by the exons ATGGCAGGGGCAGCCTCGGCTCTGTTCCTACTCGACATCAAAGGCCGCGTCCTCATCTGGCGCGACTACCGAGGCGATGTCTCCGCCGTCGACGCGGAACGCTTCTTCACCAAGCTCATCGAGAAACAG GCCGATCCGCAGTCTCAAGATCCGGTCGTGCTCGACAACGGCGTGACCTACATGTTCGTTCAGCATAGCAACGTCTACATCATGATAGCCACCAGACAGAACTGCAATGCCGCCAGCCTCCTGTTCTTCCTGCACCGAATCGTCGAC GTGTTTAAGCACTACTTCGAAGAATTGGAAGAGGAATCGCTTAGGGACAACTTCGTCGTCGTG TATGAACTACTTGATGAGATTATGGACTTTGGCTATCCTCAGTACACCGAGGCGCAAATTCTTAGTGAGTTTATCAAGACTGATGCTTATAGAATGGAAGTTACGCAGAGACCTCCCATGGCTGTGACTAATGCTGTGTCTTGGCGCAGCGAAGGGATAAACTATAAGAAAAATGAG GTTTTCTTGGATGTGGTGGAGAATGTTAATATACTTGTTAATAGCAATGGACAAATAATTAGATCTGACGTTGTTGGGGCGTTGAAGATGAGAACGTATTTGAG TGGTATGCCTGAGTGCAAACTTGGCTTAAATGATAGAGTATTGTTAGAGGCACAAGGTAGAACAACAAAGGGAAAGGCTATTGACTTAGAAGACATCAAATTTCATCA GTGTGTGCGTTTGGCTCGATTTGAAAATGATAGAACAATTTCCTTTATACCACCTGATGGGTCGTTTGATTTGATGACATACAGGCTCAGTACACAG GTTAAGCCTTTAATTTGGGTGGAAGCAAGTGTTGAAAAGCATTCAAAGAGTCGGATTGAGATTATGGTAAAAGCAAGGAGTCAATTTAAGGAGCGTAG CACTGCTACAAATGTGGAGATTGAGTTGCCAGTGCCTGTTGATGCAACAAATCCTAATGTTCGAACTTCAATGGGATCTGCATCATATGCACCTGAAAAGGATGCGTTAATCTGGAAAATTAGATCCTTCCCTGGAGGCAAA GAATATATGTTGAGAGCAGAGTTTCGTCTTCCAAGTATAACAGATGAGGATGCAACTCCTGAGAGAAAAGCCCCTATAAGTGTCAAGTTTGAAATACCATACTTTACTGTTTCTGGCATACAG GTTAGATATTTGAAGATTATTGAGAAAAGTGGTTATCAGGCTCTTCCATGGGTGAGATACATAACGATGGCTGGAGAGTACGAACTACGGCTTATTTAA